The window CCCTCCGGGATTCCCGGGGCGGTTCATAGGGGCTTCGCGCTTCGAGGTTTGGTTCGCCAGACCTGTGGCTCGACCAACGATCTGCAGGTGCCTTCGGCAACCATGGCGCCCGTCGGTCGGGTCACGGATCTCCGCCGAACACGGTCACTCGCGTGTTCAGCATCGCCTGAGGACGTGCGATTGTTATTGTATCCCCAACAAAAGCCGCCCCATAATCCGCCGATGCATCGTCCGCTGAACAAATTGCGTCGGAGCGTCGCCATGCTGCTGATTGCAGTCATGCTGATGGTCCCCGTGCTCGATGCGTTCGCCTGTGCGCTGGAGCCGGTAGCAGGCCACTCGACCGAATTGGTCACTGACGAAGACGCAGACTCGCCCGATGAGAGGGGTGACTCCGAGCGCTCGCATGGCGTGTGTGCCCATAACCATTGTCATCACACCACGGCAAGCGTTCCTTCGGACGAAGCCTTGGGTCTGAATATTCGACCGAACAGAGCTGTCCTGGCCTTCCAGGATCATGTTCGTCGATCGTTCGTCTCCGACGGACCGATTAAGCCTCCCAGGATCTGACGTGCTGGGCCCGCGCTTGCGGGCATCCCACGTCATTTGATCGATCCAGGAGTTCCCAATGCATAAGTTGCTTGGTCGACCGCTTGCAGCGGTTGGTCTGGCTGTGGCTGTCTTGGTGTGCACAACGCCGTCCATGGCGTCGCCACCGAATCAGACCGCGCCCTCTTACGAGTCCCTGATCGCGAGGCTCGAGCAGACGCCTTCCGCGATGGAAGCCGAAGCTCTATCCGACGCCGCCAATGCGCGCGCCCAGCAAGCCCGTGCGCTCCCCAATCCGACCATCGGGCTGGAAGCCGAGAACGTCTACGGCACCGGCCCGTACACCGGTCTCGGAAATGCCGATACCACCGTGTCGATCAGCCAGCCACTTGAGCTGTTTGGTCAGCGTGGCGCCCGGATCAACGCCGCCCGCGCCGAGGCCAACGCGGTCGGATTGCGGAGTGAACAGATGCTTTGGCAGGCCGCTGGCCGCTTGGCACTGGTGTATGCAGAGGCCGAGGCCGCCGCGCGTCGCTATGAACTTGCAGCAGAAACCCTGTCGCTGGCCGAACAAGATGCGCGTGCGGTTGGCCTGCTGGTCAAGGAAGGACGCGAGGCTACGCTGCGTGGTGTCCAAGCCGACAGCGAAGCCGAAGCCGCACGCGCGACCTTGGGCCAGATGCAGGCGATGCGCGATGCGGCCTTCGCGCGTCTGGCTGCAGTCGCAATGCTTGACGAGCCGGTGCAGGCGATCGGCGACAGCCTTCTGGATCGCACGCCCCCGGCGAATGCGCTCCATACCGATGTCCCGTTGGCCGTTCGTATCGCACAAGCCGAGTATGAAACGGCCAATCGCCGCATCACAGTTGAACAGCGGCGCGCGCGTCCCGCCGTCAACGCGACGATTGGCGCGCGTCGCTTCCGTGAGACGGGAGATGAGGCCTTGATTATTGGATTGAACGTGTCGCTGCCGTTGTTTGATCGCAACCGGGGTGGTATCAGCGCCGCCTACGCGGATCAACGCGCTGCGGAGGCGCGTCTTGTTGCGCAACAACAAGAGGTCAAGGCTGCGCGACTTGCGGCAGAAGCAACGCTGTCTGCCTCCAACATGCGTGCGCAAGCCGCGGATAGCCGCGTCGCTGCGGCCGGGGAGGCCTACCGGCTGGCCCGAATCGGATTCGACGCCGGCCGCATCTCGTTGCTGGAACTTCGCAGCACGCGCGCGGCATTGAATGCATCGCGAGCTGCCGCCGTCGACGCACGTATCGCGCGCGTTCTTGCAGAAATCGACCTGGCGGGCCTGGAAGGCCGCGTTCCGTTCCGGGAAGCACAATGAAAATCACTACTAAGAATCAACTGATCCTTGCCGCTGCACTTCTCGCGGCCCTCGTGCTTGGTTTCGGCCTTGCGAAGCTCCCGATTGGATCGGGGACGAAAACCCCCAGCGCGGGCCACTCTGATGACGACGGTCATGCGTCGCAGGGGGACGATCAGGAGCGGGAAAGCCATACAGATCATGGCGCGAAAGACGGCCATGATGAAACGGAACAGCAAGGCCATGACGCTGGAGAGGCCGAGAACGAGGAGGGTCTCGTTGCCTTGACGCCGCAGCAGATCGAAGCTTCGGGTATCAATGTCGTAGCGGTGGGCCGTGGCGGTGGTGAGGAAACCAGGCTGAGTGGCCGCGTGGAGCCTGCCATCGGGGCACGCGCCACTGTCGCAGCGTCGATAAGCGGTCGCGTCGAGCGCGTCATCGTGGCGCCGGGGACGCGCGTACGCGCGGGCGATCCCCTTGCAGTGGTAGTCAGCGGCGAGGCGGCAACGATGCGCGCCAACGCCGATGCCGCACGTGCGGAGGCGGAGGCGGCAAGGCTGGTGTATCAGCGCGACCGGTCGCTGGTGACCCAGGGCGTCGTTGCGCGCCAGGAGCTCGAAACCTCCCGCGCACGGTCGCTTGCTGCTGACGCGGGTGCCCGTGCGGCGACCGCGCAGGCGCGTGCTGCAGGGACGCCCGATGCGGGCGGGCGCGTGACGATCACCAGCCCTGTCCCGGGCGTTGTGGGGGCAGTACAGGTGGCTCCGGGTGGCTTTGTGAGTGCCGGCGATATCATCGCGAACGTCTCCGATCCATCGCAGACTGAGCTGGTCTTTTCGGCGCCACCGGCGCTCGCGGCGCAGATCGCTCCCGGAGCGCGGGTCGAGGTCATTGCCCCGAGCGGAAACTTCGCCGCCATCGTGCTGGGTGTCGCAGCCGATGTACGCGAACAGGGGGGCATGGCGATCATCCGTGCGCGGCCCGAATCCGGTCCATTGCCACCTGCAGGGTCCGCGGTCGCCGGCGTGATCGTCTCCGATGAAGGCGGCAACAGCCTGACCGTGCCTGTCGATGCCGTGCAAAACGTTGACGGGCGTTCGGTGGTGTTCGTGGCAGGCGACACGGGCTTTCGTGCACTGCCGGTGCTGGCAGGCCGGCGGGCGGGCGGGCACATCGAGATCCTCAACGGACTGTCTGGCCATGAACGCATCGCCGGAAAGAATGCATTTCTGCTCAAAGCCGAGCTCGCCAAGGGCGAAGCCGAGCACGGTCACTGAGGACCCCACATGTTCAAGATCATCATTGAAACGGCCGTCCGCTACCGATGGGCCGTTGTCTTCGTCGCGGCTGTCATCGCGGCCTACGGCCTGTTCCAGCTCAGCACGCTTCCCGTTGACGCGGTTCCGGACATCACCAATCGCCAGGTTCAGATCAACACGATCGCGCCGGCTCTTGCGCCCGGACAGATCGAGCGCCAGGTGACGTACCCCCTTGAAACGGCCTTGGCCGGTATCCCGGGGCTGACCAGTACCCGCTCGATCTCCCGTAACGGATTCTCCCAGGTCACCGCGATCTTCACCGACCAGACCGACATCTATTTCGCGCGCCAGCAAGTGGCGGAACGCATGCGGGAAGTACAAGAGGACTTGCCCGAAGCAGTGACGCCGATGATGTCGCCCGTGACCACGGGTCTTGGCGAGGTGCTGATGTGGACGGTGGACTTCACGCCGTTCGATCCGGAGAGCGTCGTTCCACCGAATGAGCCTGGTTGGCAGGCCGAGGGCGTCTATCTGACGCCCGAAGGCGATAGGCTGAGGACGCCGGAGGCGCGTGCCACCTACCTTCGCACCGTGCAGGATTGGATCGTCGCACCGCAGATGCGCTCTGCCCCGGGACTCGCGGGTGTCGACACGATCGGCGGCTACGTCAAGGAGTATGCGATCCGCCCGAACGCCGAACGGTTGGCCGCCTACGGCCTGGGCTTGGGTGACCTCGTGGTGGCCTTGGAACGCTCCAACGTCCAGGCGGGCGCCGGATTCATCCAACGTGCTGGCGAAGGCCTGATCGTCCGGGCCGACGCCCTGGCGCAAACCGTCGACGATCTGGCACAGGCGCCGGTCGCCAATCGCGACGGCCTCGTTATCCGCGTCGCGGACGTGGCGAGCGTTGGTCTGGGGCAGGCACCGCGTCTGGGCGCTGCCACGCGCGATGGTCACGAAGCCGTGCTTGGAACGGCGTTGATGATTGCCGGGGGCAACAGCCGCACCGTGGCGCAGTCCGCGGCCGAACGTCTCGCCGAGGTCAATCGTTCCTTGCCGCCCAGCATCGTGGCCGAACCCGTGCTCGATCGCAGCGTGCTGGTGAATTCGACGGTCAAGACGATCGCCAAGAACCTGACCGAGGGCGCGTTGCTGGTGATTGCCGTGCTGTTCCTGCTGCTGGGCAACTTCCGTGCGGCGGCCGTCACAGCGCTGGTGATCCCGTTGTCGTTCCTGTTTGCGGTCATCGGCATGAACCGCTTCGGGATCAGCGGCAACCTGATGAGCCTGGGCGCGCTCGATTTCGGCATCCTCGTCGATGGCGCGGTGA is drawn from Lysobacterales bacterium and contains these coding sequences:
- a CDS encoding TolC family protein translates to MHKLLGRPLAAVGLAVAVLVCTTPSMASPPNQTAPSYESLIARLEQTPSAMEAEALSDAANARAQQARALPNPTIGLEAENVYGTGPYTGLGNADTTVSISQPLELFGQRGARINAARAEANAVGLRSEQMLWQAAGRLALVYAEAEAAARRYELAAETLSLAEQDARAVGLLVKEGREATLRGVQADSEAEAARATLGQMQAMRDAAFARLAAVAMLDEPVQAIGDSLLDRTPPANALHTDVPLAVRIAQAEYETANRRITVEQRRARPAVNATIGARRFRETGDEALIIGLNVSLPLFDRNRGGISAAYADQRAAEARLVAQQQEVKAARLAAEATLSASNMRAQAADSRVAAAGEAYRLARIGFDAGRISLLELRSTRAALNASRAAAVDARIARVLAEIDLAGLEGRVPFREAQ
- a CDS encoding efflux RND transporter periplasmic adaptor subunit; its protein translation is MKITTKNQLILAAALLAALVLGFGLAKLPIGSGTKTPSAGHSDDDGHASQGDDQERESHTDHGAKDGHDETEQQGHDAGEAENEEGLVALTPQQIEASGINVVAVGRGGGEETRLSGRVEPAIGARATVAASISGRVERVIVAPGTRVRAGDPLAVVVSGEAATMRANADAARAEAEAARLVYQRDRSLVTQGVVARQELETSRARSLAADAGARAATAQARAAGTPDAGGRVTITSPVPGVVGAVQVAPGGFVSAGDIIANVSDPSQTELVFSAPPALAAQIAPGARVEVIAPSGNFAAIVLGVAADVREQGGMAIIRARPESGPLPPAGSAVAGVIVSDEGGNSLTVPVDAVQNVDGRSVVFVAGDTGFRALPVLAGRRAGGHIEILNGLSGHERIAGKNAFLLKAELAKGEAEHGH